The Methylobacterium currus genome contains a region encoding:
- the paaI gene encoding hydroxyphenylacetyl-CoA thioesterase PaaI: MTPQETARACAAAMWAEDRASQGLGMRLDHAGPGEAVLSMRVRDDMVNGHGSCHGGFIFALADSAFAFACNAYDQRAVAQHCAVTFLRPGKRGEVLTARAVERVRGGRSGLYDVTVTDPEGQVVAEFRGHSRTVPGTVLAGEGGSAPGRTEPA, translated from the coding sequence ATGACACCGCAGGAGACGGCCCGCGCCTGTGCGGCGGCGATGTGGGCGGAGGACCGGGCGAGCCAGGGGCTCGGGATGCGCCTCGACCATGCCGGTCCAGGCGAGGCGGTTCTGTCGATGCGGGTGCGCGACGACATGGTGAACGGCCACGGCTCCTGCCACGGCGGCTTCATCTTCGCGCTCGCCGATTCGGCCTTCGCCTTCGCGTGCAATGCCTACGACCAGCGGGCGGTGGCGCAACATTGCGCGGTGACCTTCCTGCGCCCGGGGAAGCGCGGCGAGGTGCTGACCGCTCGCGCCGTCGAGCGGGTGCGCGGGGGCCGCTCCGGACTCTACGACGTGACGGTGACGGACCCGGAAGGGCAGGTGGTGGCGGAGTTCCGCGGGCATTCGCGCACCGTGCCGGGAACGGTGCTGGCGGGGGAGGGTGGGTCGGCTCCCGGTCGAACGGAGCCGGCGTGA